The Tenrec ecaudatus isolate mTenEca1 chromosome 12, mTenEca1.hap1, whole genome shotgun sequence genomic interval AGGTGCTTTCTGATGACTGTTTCAGATAAAACCAAATGTCATGGAGCAGGCCCCGTGCACAGCCAGCTTGTTCACGAGGTCTCAGACAGCCTGCTCCCCCTGTGCAGCGGGGCAGTGGCCAAAAAAGGGAAAAGCAGGTTTGATCTTGTCCAGGTGATTCCCCACCTGCATCAGGCGACCCACAGCCCGATGCACCTTCATGGGCGCGAGCTGGTGCCCCTGTGGGGGAGTGCCGagaggaacggggagggaggggcaccaGCTGTGTGGGTCCGCAGCAATAACCCTTGGGGGCAGAGGGACACCCCCTCATCGAACTGCTGCCCACTCACAGAGGCCCTCTACCTGGTCTCTGGGACCTGGTCAGTCTTCCTGGGGGCAGacagctcctctttctccagggagtggctggtgggctggagCCACCAAGCTCGCAGTTAGGGTGCTAGGGTGGCTTTTGGACTTTCTGTTGTGAGGGTGCTCGGGCGACGGGAATGCTGAAGACTGCCCGGGGTGTGtgtggtggatgggggtggggggagcctggAACACCCGCCGACCATGACCTTGTGCAGCTGCTTCAGGCCGTCCTCCGTTTTGAACTGCGACTGTTCAACGTTGTAGTCGATTCTATCCAGGACGGTCCCCTGAGCAATCAACAAAAGGGACAGACAGACCGTCAACACGCAAGTCGAGGCCAGGAAAACGAGGGCTGCCAAGGGCAGGCGTCGGGCCGCTCCCCACCTGCTCCACGATCATGGCCCCCAGGTCCCGGAAGAGCTCGTTGAGGTCGGAGATGGACTGCACGATCTGGCGGATCTCGCGCTCCCGCTCCTCCACCAACAGCGTGTTCTGCTCCACCAGCACCAGCTGCTCGTCGGTGAAGCCCTGGGGCACAGGCAGGCCGGCTGCTTAGGAAGGCTGGGCAGGTAAAGCTTGGCGCTATTTCTGCGAGGCACCAGGCAAGCACACTCATCTCCCTTGACGGAAAGTTGCCCCACAGGCAGAAGAGGTGCATAGCCCTGGGAGGTGGGCTGGAGAGGGTCCCACCTCTGCGGCCAGCTAAACGACCAAGGGAGATACTGGGCTTCTCTGAGCtcttcccaaggcaggtgtgctCTCTAGAAGGTTCTGGAAGGCCCCACCACCACTCTTCAGCCTGGGCCTCACACCGGGCCGGGACACTCTTCGGCAGACCAGTTACGGAGGGAAGGCTAGCGTGCAGCCCCTTCGCCTACCCGATCATACAGCGCAGTGTCATCCCCACTGTCCACGAGCGGCACGGATGTATGGAAGAAATGCTGGGAACTTTCCTCGCGGTGCTTCATGCCTGTCACACACAGGAGCACGTCACCCCACGTGCAACCACGGCCCCCAGCGCAAGGGCCAGGGCCAAACTCCAGCAGTCACAATGGTAGCAGGGTTCCTGTCAGCTTTGAAAGgctccccccccacacccccattaAGGGGTCTGGCAGGGTCCAGACCACAGACCAGCGTGCTGACCCATGGTCAGGCAGGGAGCCAGGGCCGACACACTGACTCCACACCTAAGGCTCCTTGGAATCTCTAAGGGGAAGCAGAAACATTTAATCCAACTACTGCTACAAAACactgaaataaaaaaaatcaattatttCTCTCTAGAAGTATCTAATATCAATTCCAAATGGCCCTAATCAAATTTCACAAGTAATAAAGTACAGATTGGAGCACGCTGCTTTGAGGAAGGGCACTGAGGGTGCTGGAGTGTGTGCGTGAGCACGGAGGGAGACCACCAGGTTGGAATGAGGGCGCAGCGGGCCGCTGTTTGGGGCTGTTGGGGGAAGGCTAGCCTGCGCTAGCTGGTGGCCCTGGGGTGTGGGAGGCGGCGTCCATGTGCCGCGCAGGCCGACAGGCACTCACGCTTGAGGTAGCCCGACTGCGCGTGCCGGAAGCTGGAGGACAGCTCCTGGAGCGCCTGCGCCAGAGCGGCCACCACGTTGCGGAGGAGCCGGGCTTCCTGCTCCGAGCAGGTCTGGCGCGCCCGGCCCGGCAGGGCCTGCACCGCGCGCTGGCACCTGTGGAAGAGCTGCGGGGAGAGGGCGGCTCACTGCCGGCCCAACGAGGGGCGAGGAGCCCGAGTTGTGCCCCCACCCGTCCTGGCAACTCTCCCTCAGTGCGCCCACCGCCCTGCGCCCGTGTCACAGATGCAGGCCTCCTGCCCTGGCCCCGCCAGCACTTGCATAAGCACTTCGGCACTGGCCACCCTTAAAGAGCTGGTCAACACGGACACTCCGTGAGAGATGTTTACACAGGGCATTGCGTTCCTCTAGGAGAGCTGGCAGTACAGTGCTTAAAAGCTCAGCTGATAAACGGAAGGCCAGTGGTTCGAATCCAGCAGCCGCCCCACGGGACTCTAAGGAGTGGCTCTACACACTCCTACCGGGTCCTCCCACTGGCATCGACTTGGCGTCAATGGTTGAAGTCAGTTTTTGAAGGATTTCATCCCTGCCTCGGGACACTGTGCTCTAGGAAGCTGCCCTCCCGACGGACGTGGCACGGTCACACTATGCCACGTGGCATCATGCGGTGTCCCCGGCCCTCACCTGCGTGACCTCCTGCGTGGTGATCTCAATGGCGTGCTCCTCCTCGCTGCTGTCGTCCAGGGTGGGTCTATTGAGGTGCTTGTCATGAAGACTGACTAACTCTCTCATCTTCTGCTTGATCCGGCCTACAGCGTACTGTATCTAGATACACGGGCGCGGCGGGCTCCACTGAGTCCCCGCAAGCAGtcccactcacaggggcagcaccATTGTGGGGGCTCCATGTCCAGGCATCCCCGCGCCAGGGTCCCACTTCCTTCTGTCATTCATGCAGCCCCCCTGCTCACACCAGTCACCCCCACCCAACCTTCTCACGCGAGTTCAATGGGAGACCGATTTCTAGAGACAGGCACCGCAAGTGAGCAGATTACATCTATGTGGCAGATGGCCTACAGCGTCCAAGTGTCCCAGGGCATCAAGGAGGGAAGAGTAAGATAACGTGAAACGAACATTCAACTTACTTCGTCCACGCCATCCACCCACTTGGGGGTTAACCGTTTTGTCACACCAATGGCCGCTTCTGGGTCCAAGCTAAGGCCGGACACCAGTGCCATGCGGTCGTCAGCGAGCTACAGGGGAGAAGCGACAGGAGGCGGCATTACTGGGCGCCAGTCTGGAGACACTCCTCCTCCCGGGAGCACCAGCCCTGGCCCTGCTTCCCTATCTCTGCCTGCACCCGCGCTTCGCGTCCTTGGACACGGGCTGACCACGAGTCTGGCCGCAGATCTGGCTCTGGACATGGGATGGGAGCCAATGATGCGCTTCAAAGGAAAGAGCTGGCAGCGGGTGCAGCTTCCACGGGCCAGCACGAGGCCCCACTGCCCACCACCGTCAGGCCACAAAACTGCAGTGCCACCCCCGACATGGAGGCTTCCTGGGTCCACGTAGCCTGGCTCTCGGTGGCGCAAGAACAGGGCTGAGAAGTGCCCAACAGCCTACAACAGAGGGCAGAAGACCCACCGCTTGCTTACCAAGCCCTGTCCTTCAGCTCCCAGCACAATCTGACACTGTCGTTCCTTCTCACTCTTGAGGCGACACCAATAATTCTTACTTAACCGCATCACACATCACCTTAGAAAGCTTTtccagaagggggtgggggcatcACCGGTCCAGCCTGGCAAAGTCCAGGGGCTGTGTACAGGCCAAGAGGGACAGAGGGACCAGAGGACCCTCCAGAGTAAGATCTGCATAGGCCATTTTCAAAGGGTCTGAGTGACAATTGGGCGGTAATGGACTGGACGTGACAGAGTGCTGGCCCCACACGCCCTGGGTGGGGAGCACACTGGTGCGTTCATCTAAATGGATTTTCTCATTCATGCAGTGGGGACTTGCTTGTTTTTAACGACGTCACAGAAGGAAACCATGACAGGGCAGTTCCTCAGCCCCCATGCCTAAGTCCTGATGTGGCAGCCACTGCACAGGTCCCAGAAGAAAGTTGGTTTCTTGCGTTGACCCCTCTGTATTCTTGAGACATTGCTCTGGAACTGCGCCCACACAGTAACCCACCGAGGGCCACAGCCCCTGGGGTGGCTCCACAGTGCTTGCCCACCAGTGGTGGCTTGGTCACCCTCGGGGCACTTCCCTACCCCACCACTGCCCCTCTGTGAATGTGTGCAAAGTTTGCCCACCCCGCCACTTTACAGATCAAAGGTGGCCAGGGGCCCGGAGGCCCCGTCCACCCCACTGGCTGCCAATCACACCGACAGGCCTGTGAAATGGAATTGCAATTTGCTAAGAAAActctggaggcccaaaggccaggtCAGAACAAGAGCAGAGCTCACTGCTCTGGGCCGCTCCCCAACAGGGGAGGAGGTTGGGCTTCTGGTGAGTGCTCCTTGTCCACACGCCTCTGGCCACAGATGAGCCCACCTCAGCGACTCCGTCTAGGCCAGCCAGCCCTGCACACACTGCCCAGGGGGCTGAGCCCACCTCAGCGACTCCATCTAGGCCAGCCAGCCCTGCACACACTGCCCAGGGGGCTGAGCCCACCTCAGCGACTCCGTCTAGGCCAGCCAGCCCTGCACACACTGCCCAGGGGGGCTGCAGAGGAGcacgtggagacccagagcccagggctcttacacacccaccttccttccaccaccACACTTAACCGAGTCACCAGGGCCATTTGTTTGAAAGTTTGACCCTGTTGGTCTCTTCTGCTTAAACTCCCAAACTCCCCTAACAGTCCTGAGACCCAAGAAAATGAGACTCCACCCCGCAGAGACCCAGAGGTGGCCCAAAGAGCTGGACCCAACACTTCCTGTGTGAGAACCACAACAAAGGAGCCCCTCTGGGGACAGCACCTGCTCCTCCCTGCACTGTAGGGACAGCATGTCCCTCCCCACAGCAGGTCCTTCAGGTGCCCACTAAGAGCAAGCACATCcttccctgtcccacagggccctCTCAGatggcactgtgtgtgtgtgtggggggggggggggttgtggggagagagggagagagagagagtcaagtCCATTTGGGAACGGGAACACCTCACTGAAGTTCagtgtttaaaatgttttttaaaaaaagcataaaAACTGCATTTCAAGTGCAAACTAGTCACTTCTCAGCTCGGGACACACCCTACACAGTACTGCTGGGCCCAGGGCCCCCACGCCAACACTCGCTCAGCAGGTCCACACAGGACCCAGCAGACCTGCCTGTGGGGACCTCAGGTCCCTCCTCCCATGGAGCCCCTGCTCAGGTCCAGCCCCCACTCCACTTGGCTCCTGCCCAGCCCAAGCCCACGTGCTGCTGAGGCTACCTGGGCTGCGAGCAGCCCCCCCAGGGCAGGTGCAGCAGCTCCCTCAGATTCCCAAGGCTTTGCAGAACCAGACAACCGTTATCTGCGTTTCTGTCCCAGAGCAGTGGgtcccactgaccttgcagttagccgcccgTCACGGAACCCACTGGCCCCGACAGGACAGACAGAACTGCCGTGGGGGGTTTCCGGGACCGCACCTGCTTGCGGGAGTGGAGCAGCCtctctcctgagcagcagctggtggtttccaactgctggctttgtggatcgcagcccaacgcctaacccctgagccaccagagctccttcgtcCCACGCAGACCTCCAGGGAGTGCCTGGTGCAGCCCTGCTGAGGCTCGGCTCTGCCCTTCACAGACAGGAGGTTGGTCAGAACTTTTGGTGAAAATACACTCAGCCAAACCCATTTCACATCAGGGCCAGGGGCATGGCTCACAGCGCGCCAGCGTCTGCTCCTTTCCCTGGTGGCGGCTCTGCCACCGACGGTCCCCGGGCGGGTGGGCACAGAGAATTGTTTGGGAGATGCGATACTCAAGGGTATTGCACACTCTTTACTCTCTGGGCAAAACTACTACCTAATGCCAAGGGGACACTGGGGGTCGCTTCGATTCACAATTAAAGGGGCTCTTGCAGGGCCCTACGCTGGGGGAGTCAGAAACCTCCCCAAAGCTTAAGAATACAGAGCACCCTCTCATAACAACTGCACTCACAAGCACCGGGCACATTCTTGTCGTTTGTACCGGTCCTTCAAGAACTACACCTACGCGGGCCCAGCTGCCACCTCACCTTCTTGGGGCTGGGGAGGCTGCCCTGCGTCCACTCAAGGCAGGAGCATTGAGGACAGTGCAGCGCTGTTCCTGACCTGTGCAAGACGTGTGCCCATGGACAGGCCCACACTCCTGAATCTGAGGCCCCTCCGTGACAAGCCCAGCCTCTGGCAGGAATGATCCAGTTCCCACCTCTCAAGCAAATGATCCAGTTCCCACTGCTGGCAAATCCA includes:
- the STX16 gene encoding syntaxin-16 isoform X3 produces the protein MFYFMVTLELLNVSVLRKLMMPYLSVCPPPPLPSLLAGTAGPPRVCLQELDELADDRMALVSGLSLDPEAAIGVTKRLTPKWVDGVDEIQYAVGRIKQKMRELVSLHDKHLNRPTLDDSSEEEHAIEITTQEVTQLFHRCQRAVQALPGRARQTCSEQEARLLRNVVAALAQALQELSSSFRHAQSGYLKRMKHREESSQHFFHTSVPLVDSGDDTALYDRGFTDEQLVLVEQNTLLVEEREREIRQIVQSISDLNELFRDLGAMIVEQGTVLDRIDYNVEQSQFKTEDGLKQLHKVSRGP
- the STX16 gene encoding syntaxin-16 isoform X1, encoding MFYFMVTLELLNVSVLRKLMMPYLSVCPPPPLPSLLAGTAGPPRVCLQELDELADDRMALVSGLSLDPEAAIGVTKRLTPKWVDGVDEIQYAVGRIKQKMRELVSLHDKHLNRPTLDDSSEEEHAIEITTQEVTQLFHRCQRAVQALPGRARQTCSEQEARLLRNVVAALAQALQELSSSFRHAQSGYLKRMKHREESSQHFFHTSVPLVDSGDDTALYDRGFTDEQLVLVEQNTLLVEEREREIRQIVQSISDLNELFRDLGAMIVEQGTVLDRIDYNVEQSQFKTEDGLKQLHKAEQYQKKNRKMLVILILVVVIVILVVTLVSVKSR
- the STX16 gene encoding syntaxin-16 isoform X4 produces the protein MATRRLTDAFLLLRNNSIQNRQLLAEQVSSHTTSSPLHSRSIAAAELDELADDRMALVSGLSLDPEAAIGVTKRLTPKWVDGVDEIQYAVGRIKQKMRELVSLHDKHLNRPTLDDSSEEEHAIEITTQEVTQLFHRCQRAVQALPGRARQTCSEQEARLLRNVVAALAQALQELSSSFRHAQSGYLKRMKHREESSQHFFHTSVPLVDSGDDTALYDRGFTDEQLVLVEQNTLLVEEREREIRQIVQSISDLNELFRDLGAMIVEQGTVLDRIDYNVEQSQFKTEDGLKQLHKAEQYQKKNRKMLVILILVVVIVILVVTLVSVKSR
- the STX16 gene encoding syntaxin-16 isoform X2; translation: MATRRLTDAFLLLRNNSIQNRQLLAEQLADDRMALVSGLSLDPEAAIGVTKRLTPKWVDGVDEIQYAVGRIKQKMRELVSLHDKHLNRPTLDDSSEEEHAIEITTQEVTQLFHRCQRAVQALPGRARQTCSEQEARLLRNVVAALAQALQELSSSFRHAQSGYLKRMKHREESSQHFFHTSVPLVDSGDDTALYDRGFTDEQLVLVEQNTLLVEEREREIRQIVQSISDLNELFRDLGAMIVEQGTVLDRIDYNVEQSQFKTEDGLKQLHKAEQYQKKNRKMLVILILVVVIVILVVTLVSVKSR